The proteins below come from a single Cylindrospermopsis raciborskii Cr2010 genomic window:
- the wecB gene encoding non-hydrolyzing UDP-N-acetylglucosamine 2-epimerase, which yields MTKKIGIVLGTRPEAIKLAPVIQIFKTVADLEVEVILTGQHKEMVAQVMVLFNLKADWDLEIMQPKQSLNDITCRSLQGLETLYKKLNIDLVIVQGDTTTAFAAALGAFYQQIPVGHLEAGLRTDDLFNPYPEEANRRLISQISQLHFAPTSLAVTNLQNSGVLGEIHLTGNTVIDALLNVAKANPACDIPGLKWGEYRTILATVHRRENWGEPLQAIAQGFLEILDRFSDTALLLPLHKNPTVREPLQQILGKHPRIFLTEPLDYAELVGAIGRSYLLLTDSGGLQEEAPSLGKPVLVLRDTTERPEAVTAGTAKLVGTQTDRIVTAASELLSDKQAYLSMANAINPFGDGHAAERILKIVRNYLGLTVDGV from the coding sequence ATGACTAAAAAAATTGGCATTGTTTTAGGTACTCGTCCTGAAGCAATTAAACTAGCACCAGTAATTCAGATATTTAAAACTGTTGCGGACTTAGAAGTAGAAGTGATTCTTACAGGACAGCATAAGGAAATGGTCGCACAAGTAATGGTGCTGTTTAACCTGAAAGCGGATTGGGATCTAGAGATTATGCAGCCTAAACAGTCTCTTAATGATATTACATGTAGGAGTTTGCAAGGTTTAGAGACTTTATATAAAAAGCTAAATATAGACTTAGTGATTGTTCAGGGAGATACAACAACTGCCTTTGCAGCAGCTTTAGGAGCTTTTTACCAGCAAATTCCGGTAGGTCATTTGGAAGCGGGGTTGAGAACTGACGATCTGTTTAATCCCTATCCGGAAGAAGCTAACAGAAGATTAATTTCCCAAATTAGTCAATTACATTTTGCACCTACCTCCTTAGCGGTAACCAATTTACAGAATTCCGGTGTTTTAGGGGAAATCCACCTGACTGGTAACACCGTAATTGATGCGTTGTTGAACGTAGCAAAAGCCAACCCAGCTTGTGATATACCCGGTTTAAAGTGGGGAGAATATCGAACTATTTTAGCCACGGTTCACCGACGAGAAAATTGGGGGGAACCACTGCAAGCAATTGCTCAAGGTTTCCTAGAAATTTTAGATCGGTTTTCCGACACAGCTTTATTATTACCACTACATAAAAATCCTACTGTTAGAGAGCCATTACAACAAATACTAGGTAAACACCCCCGGATTTTTTTAACAGAACCATTAGATTATGCGGAGTTAGTAGGAGCAATAGGGCGCTCTTACTTATTGTTAACAGACTCTGGTGGACTGCAAGAAGAAGCTCCTAGTCTTGGTAAACCCGTGTTAGTGCTTAGAGATACTACAGAAAGACCAGAAGCGGTAACAGCGGGTACGGCTAAATTAGTAGGAACACAAACAGATAGAATTGTAACTGCTGCTAGTGAGTTGTTAAGTGATAAGCAAGCATATTTATCAATGGCAAATGCTATTAACCCTTTTGGAGATGGTCATGCAGCAGAGCGAATCTTGAAAATTGTTCGCAACTATTTAGGGCTGACCGTGGACGGAGTGTAA